ATCTGACAGCCAAGCGGCCTTTGAGATGCATCATGTACTACACCGGGTATGTCCCCAATTGACAACCTAGACTCTATCAACCAACTAACCGTTTGATCAGTCAACATCCGGTCACGCCTCCAATCGATCAATTAAAGCACGTTAcccatgttgctgttgccttCATGAGTCCCGGGGTCTTCAACGAGCCGGACCGGATTGATTGGCCCTTGTGGACCACAGTGGAAGATGTCAGGAAGAAATTCCCCAAGGAGGCAAAGGTGCTGATCGCAATTGGCGGTTGGGGCGATACCATCGGGTTTTCAGTGGCCGCTCTCTCAGACGAGACACGGAAAACATTTGCTGAGAATGTGGCAAGCATGGTGAGGGTGACTGGGGCTGATGGTGTCGATATCGATTGGGAATATCCAGGGTAAGCCTTAGTCCCATCATTACACAGTTGGACTCAAGTTCTTCTGACGCTGCAGTCAATATCTACAGAGGCAACGGTGAAGATTACAAACAGGTTCCCAACACATCGAAATCCTGGGAAATTCAGGCTtatccccttctccttgccgAATTGCGAGCAGCCTTGGGACCAAACGTCATCATCTCGGCAGCTGTACCGGGTCTCAAACGCGACATGCTTGCTTTCACCAGAGAAACCGTCCCTAGAATCACGAGGCACCTTGACTTCCTCAATGTCATGACTTATGATCTGATGAACCGTCGTGACACCGTGACGAAGCACCACACCGGCATAGACCTCAGTCTCGAGGCTCTCGACGCCTACATCGCAGCCGGAGCCGCACCCCAGGAGCTCAACCTGGGCTTTGCGTTTTACGTGAAGTATTTCCGCACCCTACACGAAAAGTGTCTGGATGATCCGATTGGGTGTCCTACCGTCCTTCTTGAGGATCCGTCAACCGGCGCGGATCTTGGACAGGCGGGGGCATTTTCATGGCACGATGCTGTGCCTGAGGATGTGGCAAATTCCTTTACAAGGGCGATCGGTAAGGGGAGGTATGATGAGAAACAGGGAGGGTATTACTActgggatgaagaggaggatattTGGTGGACCTTCGACACggccgaggccatcaagaGGAAGCTTCCAGTTCTCGTGGACAAGAAGAGACTCGGAGGAGTGTTTGCTTGGGGCCTAGGAGAGGATGCGCCTGTTTACGAGCGCTTGGCGGCCGTCAATGAGGAGTTGGATAAACGGTTGGAAATCAAGGATGAGCTTTAAGTTCGGTATCCCAAAGATACGAGAATGTTGGACGCTGATTGTCATTCTGGCTGATGAGACTATTTTAAAACCCAATTGCTCAAGAGAAGCGCATTATGTCGCGCCGGATGACAAGTACGTTGATCTATTCAGAGCTGTCTTGACAATGCAGTTTCATCATCGCTAAGATTAGCGATGACTCCCACCCGGTTTGCCAGACCCTATTCCTCACCTCATCAGGAACAAGTCGAGGCAGATGTACAACGCAGCCAAGAGCAGTGGCAGAGCAACTATCCACAGCACAACCACGCTAACCCTCTCTTCCCTGTGAACCTGCCTTCCGCTAAACGCTCGGCTTCCATTCACAGAGGCTCCATCCACAACATGTTGCGACTCTTCATCTCCCTGGTACTCGTGATCTTCGACATCAGTACTCGGGTCGGAACCACGGCGTGCGCCGAAAGTGTGATCATTCACATGTTCATTCTGGTGAAGTGGCAACGGGGGCTCCACATGATCTTCGTTGTTGTTATCTCTGGGCCAGTTTGGCACGGGTGGAATAACAGGCATCAAACTGCCTCGAACGACAGTATCCTGCCGTTTATTTTTCAAATTAGCAGAGATCAAGCAAGGAGAGGGAAAATCAAAACGTACGGCCAAGAAGGGGTCCTCTGAGAGGATGTCAACAGAGCGAACTATCCCGCTATGGTCGGATTCATGGtcggaagaagaggtggaTAAAGCAATGGAAGTAGAGCGGGAGGCAGATCCGGAAGGTGACCACATCTTTTTTGGCAGCTTCTGGTTGCGAGGTCGCGGTTCACCTGTTCTTGTATGGGTGATGTATTGAATGTTTGTAGTTTGGGTGAGATAATGGTAATGAATGATTTCAAAAGAACCGAGATGCTCTGTTGCACATACCGGCAACGCAAAAAGCAACAGTCATAAAGAGTACATGAATTACAATAAACAAAGCATGTTGTGTTTGGAAAGACAACAGGTCTCTGACAAAAGAAGCACCTGCACACCCACATAAACCCAACACCGCACTTGTAAAAATTGTAAGCAAGAATGAGAACACGGACATTATCATCATTTATAGTCATTCAACAATAATAAGGCCACGAGACACTGGAAAGATGAGTATGGGAAATACCGGGCTGGCAACAGTATGACGAACACATGAGCCCGGAAGTGAATGATTGATTCCGCTGTGCAATGTCCTACTTGAACTATCTTTCTTGGAGCAAAGCCAATAAAAATGTCATCTTCTCTGCCCTCTGTCCCTTCATCAACCTTACTATAATCAAGCACCATCCCGCCCTGGTATGAAACTCAGGATTTGTTGGTCGGGGGATCTAGGGTCTGGATAATCCATTTGATTAGCCAGTTTGCAATGCCCAAGCTGTTGTGTTCCAGCATGAGCAGATGACCATTGCCATAGAGCCCAAAGTCTTCAGGGAGCTTGAGGTGTGAGACAGGCACGCCAGCCTGACGAAGAAAAGCAACGGTGGCATAGTCATATTCAGTATGGAAACTTGAGCCAGCTGTGACCACGCATTGCGGAATATCTTTGAGGTTTGATAACTTGCGAACTGGGCCGTTTGCTTCGTCCTGGAGGTAGCACTCAGTTCTCGTGAGTGGGTCCACCGACCTGACAAATGGTATCGGCTGGAATCTTTCATGTTTGGGAACTTCATCGATATATGCAGCGTCCTGAAGAAGCTCTTCAAAGCTACTGGGGAATAGAGGCGGAGGGACAAAGCCCATAGGGATGTCGGATAGCCCGTATGGTCGAATgcatgggaaggggaggctCTGGGGATCCGGAAAACGCGGCTTGAATATTTGCTTTCCACCATCGTTAACCCATCCATTGGTGAATGGTGGACCGGTTGGCTCGATAGCAACTATGGCAGCAACCAGATGAGGTGTCTGATCAGCTGCTAGCCATGAGATTGTTGCACCGCTCCCATGACCAACTAGGATTGCCGGGCTTGGAAATTTCTCCAAGAAACGCATCAGGGACCGGACGCCACTCTATTGCTGCTCCTGTGGGTCAAGATACTCCGGTACCATACGCGTGTAGGTCCTTTCAAATATCGGGTCTCCTGGTTCGCCAGTCTGTGAGCATATTGTTGGTCAGCTTTGATGGACCGGTATTGAGCTCCCTGGGACCTGAGAAGATACATACCCCGTCCCACATACAGTGGGACTGTACAGACGGCCAATATACTTCGTGTGATTGGCTTCGGGGAGCCGTGTAGTATCTCTGAAGCTCGTCTTTAGACAGGGTTTTAATAACGCATCCAAAAGATTCATAACTAGCTAGTTGCTCTGGGTGGCCGCAGCCATGGAAAGGGCGATAGAGTACAAAAGTGAAAAACCCGGCCGCGCAGAAATGGAAGGCCCATCCAGGCTCGCCATCAGctttccacccccaaatGTCTCCAGTTTGGTGATCGCCGTGCACGAATACAACTGGATTGTAGTATTTGACTGCTTGCGGGGGGAATATCACAGCCCCAATCGTTCCCGCGCGTGTGGAATCGGCTTCCAAGGTCGATACTCCCATTGTAAAGTATCAGTGATTGCTACTCAAAGAAGCGAGATATGAAGATGCGAGATGATGTGTCAACGTTTGACGAATGAGAATAAAAGTTACTTAACAGCTTAGCCACGACTAAGCTCtctaacgtatattataagcgagtgacccatataagcgagtgacccacttcCTTCGTGACATGACACCTTCGCACTCAACAACAATTTCCTCAACCATCCAAGATGCCTTCTAATTCAAATGAAGCCCAcataatcttagccctccaaGCGCTTCAAAACGACAAGAATCTAAGCGAACGAGCCGCAGCTAAGATCTATGGAGTCGATCGTAAGACTCTAGGGCGTCGGcgcgctggccggcctgcacgacgcgatactaCGCCCAAATCGAAAAAGCTCACTCAATctgaagaggatgctattgTTCAATACGTTATTGAGCtatgtgcgcgagcttttccaccaagattacgtggtgtggaagatatggccaaccaactgctacgcgtacgcgacgcgcaCCCTGTTGGCAAGCTCTGGGCACACAACTTCGTCAAacgccagccacagctccgtacgcgttttacgcgtagatacgactaccagagggccaagtgcgaggatccaaaggTCATTGCCGAGTGGTTTACGCTCGTACGGAACactaaggccaagtacggtattataaatgacgatatttataacttcgacgagactgggttcATGATGGGCattatcttcgcgggtatggtagttacaacctcggacggccttagcaaGGCAAAACTAGCCCAGCCTGGTAACCGCGAATAGGTAACGGTAATCCAGGGAGTTAATGCCCTCGGCCGggctatccctccctttaTCATCTTAGCCGCGCAGTACCACCTCGCCAACTAGTATACCGAGTGTAATCTACCGTCTACCTAGCGCATCGCAACCACCGATAATGGCTAGACTACcaatccggtaggcctagattggatcaagcacttcgactatcACACAGCGTCCTATACAaagggtaaataccggttgCTAATCCTCGAtagccacgaaagccaccactcgaccgaattcgagcgccaCTGCTAGCAGAACAACATTATCACGCTCTGTAtacctccacactcctcccacctcctccagccactcgatattagctgctttgggccgctaaaacaggcgtacggtcgccagatcgaggacttgatgCGCATGCATATCAACCACataagcaagctcgagttcctctgtgccttccgcgaggccttcttcgcctctataacagagaagaatatacagggtagctttgcgggtgctggccttataccgtacgatccagagagggtactttctaagctagatataaagcttcatacgccaacacctccaaactcacggcccggcactgcacAACCTTAGGTCTCccagacaccacacaaccctcgagaagccaattcaCAATCAACGCTTATCAAGACTCGCATTACtaaccatcaaaatagctccccaACTTCAATGCTAGCTGCGGTAGACTagcttactaagggtacaacggctataatgcaccaggtggctctccttcgtgcagaggtctcttcgctccgtaaggccaatgaggcactaagtaagcgccggagagccaaaaacacgtgtgaggcttggagggtcacttactgtacaagaggcacaggatctactggatcagaaggccgtggatggggaggaatgcaagaaacgcagccggatagtagtaatgcagggggctcgtacgaaggttcggtgctgtggtgtatgcggtaagcctggccataatgcgcgcacttgccaggaggctgcagaagcatctgattcagctgtttctgatgtaattatagttaattccttgtgttgatgtggtgcaattgaggatggtttgtcagggtgtggtgggaggtgggtcactcgcttatatgggtcactcgcttataatatacgttattTGAAGTTGGAGAAATGACGTTCCAGGAAGTTAAGTTGGCAGGAACAAAGGCACGAGTGGCAGATACTGGGCCAGGAGCAACTGAGCGTCTCCCGTCTTCACACAATGAAGCCTGGAATCCTGACAATTTATGAAAACATAACACTCAGTGCCTTTCTTTGGAATTGAAAACAAATTAATAATCATCCAACGGCTGTCTCTCTGAGTCTGAAGCCAGTGGGCTGACCATTTGAAAACCCATTCAACAATCCTCTAGGTACCTATCTACTTAGGCAAGGTCGGAGTGCACAAGCAGCCCGTCATTGATTTCGTTGGTCCCAATAGACTGGTTTGATATGCCCATTGTTCAGGGGACTCCAAATGAGCCGCATGCTCTAACTATGCTAGTATCATTGCCAGTCTCCAGTAGCCAAACCAATACCCCCACCCCATTTGAAGTTTTTGACATCAAAATTGACACACCACCCCAGAATGATCTGGAAATATCAACAGCCAAGCCCCCAACGTACTAGGGCAGAGCGCGCATcacaccatccccatctccacatCGACTGTCGACATGGTTGGGTACCCCAGACTCTGCCACGTTTTCCAAGACTGTTTAGCCCTGCCGAGAACATGCACCGAACCCACCCCTGTTGTGGACAGAAAGGTACCACTCACAACTTCATCTTGCTCTCTCAAGGCGCCCAACCGACATTGAAACAACAGGTAGGTATGGAGACATGATCGATATGTCCCTGAATAGAGATACTTAGTAGGTTCTTCAATGGCTCAAGATGCATAGCAAAGCACCTCAGCAATCCCTATCTTTTTGTTCACGATGTGACCCCCGAAGGTGTGCTACGCCGCAAACCGGCAACCGGCTGCCGGGGTTAGGtcccgcaccaccacccgagcCTCCCGATAGGCTCGGCTTGACCTACCGAGATTGGCGGCCGAAACTGATACACCCCATGCCAACATCGTGGGAAAATCCACTGTTTGGTCCCCTAATTTGGTAAAGACCTTCCCCTATCTTGGGGGTCAGCTCCACGAGAGGTGACACTGGAGTGGCATACATAATGCGTGCCATTCCCGGTTCACCATGTCGAGGCAGGCTGGAGATAGTCCTTCCGTCTGTACACCACCCACACTCCTTTGAAACAGCTTTGCCCATTCACAGTCACTCCTTTATCTGTTTTTCTCTCAATTTTTGGTTGTAAACATGCGGTTCCTCCGCAACGACATCGTCGCAGCCGTGCTGCTCTTGGCGCCCTTTTCGTTAGCTGCCCCTACCGAGTATAGCAAGAAGCTACCTCAGTTCGctaccatcatcaaccgTCGCCAACTCAATGCCAACAACGCTACCTATGATTTCATCATCGCGGGTGGCGGTATTGCTGGCCTGACCCTTGCCGACCGCCTGACTGAGGACCCGAATGGTGTGTTGTCCGGACTTCTGTCTTTTCTCGCTATGGTCTTCTAACATCACCTTTACAGTCAAGGTCCTCGTCATTGAGGCTGGGCCCATCGACCCCGGTCTTGAGGGTATCCAGGTGCCTGGCTCATTCTCGCCTTGGTATTATTTCTGGCCGAATCTCTTGACCGTCCCTCAGACAGCTCTGAACAACAGAGTGATCGGGACAGTCAGCGGTCAGGtccttggtggtggaagTGCGATCAATGCCATGGTCTATGTGAGAGGTGACGCAGACGATTACGACGCCTGGGGTTTCATGCAGCGCCGTGGTAACTCTTCGTTTTACGGCAACTCTTCAGTGAGCTCGAGCATGAGCTGGAACACTATGCTGCCTTACTTCCTGAAGAGCGAGAACTTCACAGCACCCGATGCTGCTTATGCTCTGGAGGCCAACATCACTTGGAACCCCGCTGTTCGAGGTACCTCGGGCCCTCTCAAGTACACCTACCCTCCTTACTATTTCCCCGGCGCCGCCAACTGGTGGAATGCCGCGCAGTCGGTGGGACTTCCTCCCGTCGATGACCCTCTGTCTGGAGTCAAGAATGGTAAGCCCGTTCAGCTGTTGTCTGGGTGCAAAACATACCCAAAAGTGAACTAATGCCGTCTTCCCAGGTATTTTCCCCATTCCGTCAGTACTCGATGCGGATACCATGACCAGGAATTACGCCAAGATCAACCACCATGATAGGGTCAAGCAAGCCCGTCCTAACTACCACGTCCTTGCTGGCAACATTGTGGGCAAGGTCCTTTTCGACCCTAGCTGCAAGAAGGCCATCGGCGTGGAGTATCTCCCGACCAGCGGCGGGGCGGCCACCAACGTCTTTGCCTCCAAGGAAGTCATCCTTGCTGCCGGCggcatcaacacccccaagatCTTACAGCTTTCTGGCATCGGCCCCAAGAAGCTCCTCGACAAGTTCGGCATCAAGGTGGTCTCCAACCTGCCCGGTGTAGGCCAGAATCTCCAGGATCAGCCTACTCTCACCGTCCCTTACACCTTTACaaacaacctcacccccaatTCGGGTTCTCTTATGGCCAATGCCACCTACAATGCCGAGCAGCGTGCTCTTTACGATACTGAGCGCAAGGGTGCatacaccatcatcagctctctctccaccaacaTCGGCCAACTCTCCCTCAAGCAGGCCACCTCCGACTACcaggccatcatcgccgccgcccgcGCCGCCAACCCTGCCGACTCTCTGCCCGCTGATGTCGATGCTACCGTTCTTGCCGGCTACCAGGTCCAGCGCGaggccatcctcaaccagtTCGAGGGCGACGTCGGCGTTGGAAACCTTCACTGGGGCACCTCCGACAACGCGCTCGTCTACCATCTCAAGCCCCTCAGCCGCGGCA
The sequence above is a segment of the Podospora pseudoanserina strain CBS 124.78 chromosome 5, whole genome shotgun sequence genome. Coding sequences within it:
- a CDS encoding hypothetical protein (COG:E; CAZy:AA3; EggNog:ENOG503NU6B), which produces MRFLRNDIVAAVLLLAPFSLAAPTEYSKKLPQFATIINRRQLNANNATYDFIIAGGGIAGLTLADRLTEDPNVKVLVIEAGPIDPGLEGIQVPGSFSPWYYFWPNLLTVPQTALNNRVIGTVSGQVLGGGSAINAMVYVRGDADDYDAWGFMQRRGNSSFYGNSSVSSSMSWNTMLPYFLKSENFTAPDAAYALEANITWNPAVRGTSGPLKYTYPPYYFPGAANWWNAAQSVGLPPVDDPLSGVKNGIFPIPSVLDADTMTRNYAKINHHDRVKQARPNYHVLAGNIVGKVLFDPSCKKAIGVEYLPTSGGAATNVFASKEVILAAGGINTPKILQLSGIGPKKLLDKFGIKVVSNLPGVGQNLQDQPTLTVPYTFTNNLTPNSGSLMANATYNAEQRALYDTERKGAYTIISSLSTNIGQLSLKQATSDYQAIIAAARAANPADSLPADVDATVLAGYQVQREAILNQFEGDVGVGNLHWGTSDNALVYHLKPLSRGTVEIVTTDPLVNPAIDHRTATDPIDFAVYTALFRKNRELFAAPDMQVLGPAEGAPFAAATTNEEIIEVMRDQINPSNAHQCCTAAMLPKSLGGVVNSEQKVYGVSRLRVADISFWPMQTAGSPLGTMYAAGERLADMIKAEYGLA
- a CDS encoding hypothetical protein (COG:S; EggNog:ENOG503NYBH), which gives rise to MGVSTLEADSTRAGTIGAVIFPPQAVKYYNPVVFVHGDHQTGDIWGWKADGEPGWAFHFCAAGFFTFVLYRPFHGCGHPEQLASYESFGCVIKTLSKDELQRYYTAPRSQSHEVYWPSVQSHCMWDGTGEPGDPIFERTYTRMVPEYLDPQEQQ
- a CDS encoding hypothetical protein (EggNog:ENOG503P0HB; COG:G; CAZy:GH18), with translation MNVGKMKTSWYIFLCCLSFAMALNLTAKRPLRCIMYYTGQHPVTPPIDQLKHVTHVAVAFMSPGVFNEPDRIDWPLWTTVEDVRKKFPKEAKVLIAIGGWGDTIGFSVAALSDETRKTFAENVASMVRVTGADGVDIDWEYPGGNGEDYKQVPNTSKSWEIQAYPLLLAELRAALGPNVIISAAVPGLKRDMLAFTRETVPRITRHLDFLNVMTYDLMNRRDTVTKHHTGIDLSLEALDAYIAAGAAPQELNLGFAFYVKYFRTLHEKCLDDPIGCPTVLLEDPSTGADLGQAGAFSWHDAVPEDVANSFTRAIGKGRYDEKQGGYYYWDEEEDIWWTFDTAEAIKRKLPVLVDKKRLGGVFAWGLGEDAPVYERLAAVNEELDKRLEIKDEL